In Hyphomicrobiales bacterium, a single window of DNA contains:
- a CDS encoding HAMP domain-containing histidine kinase, translating to MPDKRQQTDVSERTPFITSLSGKVLALTVIFVMLGEVLIFLPSIANFRIQWFKSRISQAEIAALAAEAAPDRILNDDLRTEILKGAGVSAVSLKKGEKRQLMLRDDSLHMVEESFDLRPGMYYNTVFAALQALVRTGDRTIGVVDVPPNMSGDLIEIALHEQPLSEAMRSYALRVLLLSVVLSIIVAASIFTALSRLLVRPMQRLSANITHFAGNPEDASRIISPSSRRDELGVAEQELHHMQTQLHAMLQQKSRLAALGLAVSKVSHDLRNMLTSAQLISDRLGEVRDPQVQRFAPKLIGSLDRAIQFLTRTLTYGQAREQPPQRERLDLRALSADVIDAFAFLGGKSVTYRNDVPAGTVAEADREQVTRILTNLVRNAVQALEQGDGSGTVTIAGERQGSVALLHVSDTGPGIPEAVRGRLFAAFQSAAKSGGTGLGLAISAELAEAHGGSLKVARTGPGGTHFTLTLPDPPVQLAARQNRRQPVN from the coding sequence ATGCCGGACAAGCGCCAGCAGACCGATGTGAGCGAGAGGACGCCGTTCATCACGAGCCTCTCCGGCAAGGTGTTGGCCCTGACCGTCATCTTCGTCATGCTGGGCGAAGTCCTGATCTTCCTGCCCTCCATCGCCAACTTCCGCATCCAGTGGTTCAAGTCGCGCATCTCCCAGGCGGAAATCGCCGCCCTTGCCGCCGAAGCCGCCCCCGACCGCATCCTCAACGACGACCTGCGCACCGAGATCCTCAAGGGGGCCGGCGTGTCCGCCGTCTCGCTCAAGAAGGGGGAGAAGCGCCAGCTCATGCTGCGCGACGACAGCCTGCATATGGTGGAAGAGAGCTTCGATCTCCGTCCGGGCATGTATTACAACACGGTTTTTGCGGCGCTCCAGGCCCTCGTGCGCACCGGCGACCGCACCATCGGCGTCGTCGATGTGCCGCCCAACATGTCCGGCGACCTGATCGAAATCGCATTGCACGAGCAACCCCTGTCGGAGGCCATGCGGAGCTATGCCCTGCGCGTTCTGTTGCTTTCGGTGGTGCTCTCCATCATCGTTGCCGCATCGATCTTCACCGCCCTGAGCCGCCTGCTGGTGCGGCCGATGCAACGGCTCTCTGCCAACATCACGCATTTCGCCGGAAACCCGGAAGATGCCTCGCGCATCATCTCGCCCTCGTCGCGGCGCGATGAACTGGGCGTGGCCGAACAGGAACTGCACCACATGCAGACACAGCTGCACGCCATGCTGCAGCAGAAGAGCAGGCTCGCGGCACTCGGCCTCGCCGTGAGCAAGGTGAGCCACGACTTGCGCAACATGCTGACGTCGGCCCAGCTCATTTCCGACCGCCTCGGCGAAGTGCGCGATCCGCAGGTGCAGCGCTTCGCCCCCAAGCTCATCGGCTCGCTGGACCGGGCCATCCAGTTCCTCACCCGCACCCTCACCTATGGCCAGGCCCGTGAACAGCCGCCGCAGCGCGAGCGGCTCGATCTCCGCGCTCTTTCCGCCGACGTGATCGATGCCTTCGCCTTTCTCGGCGGCAAGTCCGTGACTTATCGCAACGATGTGCCGGCAGGCACCGTGGCCGAGGCGGACCGCGAGCAGGTGACGCGCATCCTCACCAACCTGGTGCGCAACGCCGTGCAGGCGCTGGAGCAGGGCGACGGTTCCGGCACTGTGACGATTGCCGGTGAACGCCAGGGCAGCGTGGCACTGCTGCATGTGAGCGACACCGGACCCGGCATTCCGGAAGCGGTGCGCGGGCGGCTCTTCGCCGCCTTCCAGTCAGCCGCCAAGAGCGGTGGCACCGGCCTGGGCCTTGCCATTTCTGCGGAACTGGCGGAAGCCCACGGCGGCAGCCTCAAAGTGGCCCGCACCGGCCCCGGCGGCACCCATTTCACCCTCACCCTGCCGGATCCGCCGGTGCAACTGGCCGCCCGCCAGAACCGCCGCCAGCCGGTGAATTGA
- a CDS encoding ribokinase yields MVGVAGWDVIVCGSLHLDIVVDAPRLPRLDETAVGSSWKKVCGGKGGNQAVQAARAGARAAMIGRVGRDDFGDMLRANLARESVDTSAISRDETQGSGMSVAIVEAQGEYGAVIVSGANLSLGGTEAMDQWQGLGGARVLVLQNEIPHATNLAIARQARERGAQVVFNAAPSRAQARDLMDLVDVLVVNRVEAADLSGLTVHDRASAEQAATLLAQQALAVIVTLGGDGLVMVERGAAPAFISALPVRVTSAHGAGDCFVGTVAAELARGTALPVACATANRRAAAHVSRIT; encoded by the coding sequence ATGGTCGGGGTTGCAGGGTGGGATGTGATCGTGTGCGGCAGTTTGCACCTCGATATTGTTGTCGATGCGCCGCGCCTGCCGCGCCTTGATGAAACGGCCGTCGGCTCGTCGTGGAAGAAGGTATGCGGGGGCAAGGGCGGGAACCAGGCCGTGCAGGCCGCGCGTGCGGGCGCCCGCGCCGCGATGATCGGCCGTGTGGGCCGCGATGATTTCGGCGACATGCTGCGCGCCAACCTCGCCCGCGAATCCGTTGATACCTCCGCCATCAGTCGGGATGAGACGCAAGGCTCCGGCATGAGCGTCGCCATCGTGGAGGCGCAGGGAGAATATGGCGCGGTCATCGTCTCGGGCGCCAACCTGTCGCTGGGCGGAACAGAGGCGATGGACCAGTGGCAGGGCTTGGGCGGGGCGCGCGTGCTGGTGCTGCAGAACGAAATTCCCCACGCCACCAATCTCGCCATCGCGCGCCAGGCGCGAGAACGGGGTGCGCAGGTGGTGTTCAATGCCGCGCCTTCGCGGGCGCAGGCACGGGACCTTATGGACCTTGTGGATGTGCTGGTCGTCAACCGCGTGGAAGCCGCGGATCTCTCGGGCCTCACGGTCCACGACAGGGCCAGCGCGGAACAGGCCGCCACCCTGCTGGCCCAACAGGCCCTTGCAGTCATCGTGACACTGGGTGGCGATGGCCTCGTGATGGTGGAACGGGGCGCAGCGCCCGCGTTCATTTCCGCCCTGCCCGTCCGCGTCACCTCCGCCCATGGCGCCGGCGATTGCTTTGTGGGCACAGTGGCCGCCGAACTGGCGCGCGGTACCGCCTTGCCAGTCGCCTGCGCAACGGCCAACAGGCGGGCCGCGGCTCATGTTTCCCGCATCACATGA
- a CDS encoding fucose-binding protein produces the protein MLKTLDPVLSAELLYVLMLMGHGDDLVVCDVNHPAVTIAKHTTYGKLIDMPGCDIPRALKAILSLMPLDTFVPEPVMRMRVVGDPEAEVPIFAKVRATLAASEGRDVAMGAYDRFDFYAAARKSFAIVRTSDPGPYGCFILRKGVITL, from the coding sequence ATGCTCAAGACCCTTGATCCCGTTCTCTCTGCCGAACTTCTCTACGTCCTGATGCTCATGGGCCATGGCGATGATCTCGTCGTCTGCGACGTGAACCATCCCGCCGTCACCATCGCCAAGCACACGACTTACGGAAAGCTCATCGACATGCCCGGCTGCGATATTCCGCGCGCCCTGAAGGCCATCCTCTCGCTCATGCCGCTCGATACCTTCGTACCCGAACCCGTGATGCGCATGCGCGTCGTCGGTGATCCGGAAGCCGAGGTGCCGATCTTCGCCAAGGTGCGCGCCACGCTCGCCGCCAGCGAGGGACGCGACGTTGCCATGGGTGCCTATGACCGTTTTGATTTCTATGCCGCGGCGCGCAAATCCTTTGCCATCGTCCGCACCTCGGACCCCGGTCCCTATGGCTGCTTCATCCTGCGCAAGGGCGTGATCACGCTCTGA
- a CDS encoding TIM barrel protein has product MTNDKPYAYAARLNSFKIGAGQDGAKRPAVFNLLSRAAAVPGLNAVDLNFPDHLEAADRREMKQHLAGLGLAVNGFAMRFYGDPGFKLGAFTNPEARLRRLAIDQTKRGIDEMLELGGSLMTLWMGQDGFDYSFQADYARLWDQTLEAVAEVADHVPSCDISIEYKPNEPRSFSLMPDIGTTMLAIREVARANVGVTIDFAHVLYADEMPAYAVALAARSAKLFGVHLNDGYGKRDDGLMVGTVHPVQTLELLYTLDRIGYDRPIYFDTFPDTTGLDPVAECSANIAAVETLRTVVRKLRGDNRLATAIAAQDAVTSNNIVRAALYATPA; this is encoded by the coding sequence ATGACCAACGACAAACCCTACGCCTATGCCGCCCGCCTCAACTCCTTCAAGATCGGGGCAGGGCAGGATGGAGCGAAACGGCCGGCCGTGTTCAATCTCCTGTCCCGTGCCGCCGCGGTGCCGGGGCTCAATGCCGTGGACCTGAACTTCCCTGACCACCTCGAAGCCGCCGACCGCCGCGAAATGAAACAGCACCTCGCAGGACTGGGCCTTGCGGTGAATGGTTTCGCCATGCGCTTCTATGGTGATCCCGGTTTCAAGCTGGGCGCCTTCACCAATCCGGAGGCGCGGTTGCGCCGCCTCGCCATCGACCAGACCAAGCGCGGCATCGACGAGATGCTGGAGCTGGGCGGCTCGCTCATGACGCTGTGGATGGGACAGGACGGTTTCGACTATTCCTTCCAGGCGGACTACGCCCGCCTCTGGGACCAGACGCTGGAAGCCGTGGCGGAGGTGGCAGACCATGTTCCGTCTTGCGACATCAGCATCGAATACAAGCCAAACGAACCGCGCAGTTTCTCGCTCATGCCCGACATCGGCACCACGATGCTGGCGATCCGCGAAGTCGCACGCGCCAATGTCGGCGTCACCATCGACTTCGCCCATGTGCTCTATGCCGATGAGATGCCGGCTTACGCCGTGGCCCTGGCGGCGCGCAGTGCCAAGCTCTTCGGCGTCCACCTCAACGACGGCTACGGCAAGCGCGACGACGGCCTGATGGTGGGAACAGTGCATCCCGTGCAGACACTGGAACTGCTCTACACCCTCGACCGGATCGGCTACGACCGCCCCATCTATTTCGACACCTTCCCCGACACGACGGGTCTCGATCCCGTGGCCGAATGCAGCGCCAATATAGCAGCTGTGGAAACCTTGCGCACCGTCGTGCGGAAACTGCGCGGCGACAACCGCCTCGCCACCGCGATTGCGGCCCAGGACGCCGTGACGAGCAACAACATCGTCCGCGCCGCGCTCTACGCGACCCCGGCATAA
- a CDS encoding SDR family oxidoreductase codes for MPKDTALQSYPRPPFPRQEQAYPGLAQQMLPVPDHGEKSYVGHGRLAGKKALVTGADSGIGRAVAIAFAREGADVALNYLPEEEDDAREVIGYIEAVGRKAVALAGDLTSESFCARLVEDAVRELGGLDIIVNNAGRQVYQEDLADISTSQFDDTFKVNVYAPFWIIRAALPHLRPGASLISTASVNAREPSDGLIDYAASKGAIATMTLAIAKNLASKGVRANVVAPGPFWTVLQPSGGQSPERVQHFGEDSPLGRPGQPAEIASIYVLLACDEASYITGSFFPVTGGKIV; via the coding sequence ATGCCCAAAGACACCGCATTGCAGTCCTATCCGCGCCCGCCGTTTCCGCGTCAGGAGCAGGCTTATCCCGGTCTCGCCCAGCAGATGCTGCCTGTTCCCGACCATGGCGAGAAAAGTTATGTGGGCCATGGCCGGCTGGCGGGCAAGAAGGCGCTGGTGACGGGCGCCGATTCGGGCATCGGCCGCGCTGTCGCCATCGCATTTGCACGCGAAGGTGCCGATGTTGCCCTCAACTATCTTCCCGAGGAGGAGGACGACGCCCGCGAGGTGATCGGATATATCGAGGCTGTGGGCCGCAAGGCTGTGGCACTGGCTGGCGACCTCACGAGCGAGTCATTTTGCGCGCGCCTCGTCGAAGATGCCGTGCGGGAGTTGGGCGGGCTCGACATCATCGTCAACAACGCTGGCCGGCAGGTTTATCAGGAAGATCTCGCGGACATTTCGACAAGCCAGTTCGACGACACCTTCAAAGTGAATGTCTATGCGCCCTTCTGGATTATTCGCGCGGCCCTGCCGCATCTTCGCCCTGGCGCCAGCCTCATCAGCACTGCTTCGGTCAATGCGCGCGAACCCTCGGATGGCTTGATTGACTATGCCGCGAGCAAGGGTGCCATTGCCACCATGACGCTGGCCATTGCGAAGAATCTCGCCAGCAAGGGCGTGCGGGCCAACGTGGTGGCACCGGGACCCTTCTGGACCGTGCTGCAACCGAGCGGCGGACAGAGCCCGGAACGCGTGCAGCATTTTGGCGAGGATTCACCCCTGGGTCGCCCCGGACAACCGGCGGAGATTGCATCCATCTACGTTCTGCTGGCCTGCGACGAGGCGAGCTATATCACCGGCAGCTTCTTCCCCGTCACCGGGGGCAAGATCGTTTGA
- a CDS encoding carbohydrate kinase → MKERLIGIDAGGTMTKVVLFDVAGNELACERQPNHVLLPHAGWVERDGEAMWTAVCISLKALLEKTGTDPADIIAVTPSGYGGGVYLVDKDGINVRNGVISPDTRAIPVLDKWHATGVARQIIPEIESNLWPGQTFSLLGWFKEHEPDTLRRTAHVLSCKDFLRLRLCGDVSTDPTDGGCAGIINVTRSDISQDAFAIAGMKEWLPKLAPVRNAVEIAGRITAAAARETGLKEGTPVCRGVYDVVGCALATGVERDSQLAAVAGTFSIHSTLHRKPTLDPLPTIQTPYPVDGLVLATMATPTSASNLEWFVNTFMAAERSAAKAKGVSVYDVCNDLVGSTMGRGNDILFFPFLLDGPRGAPAGFTGMTMSTSMADMLRAVYEGVACVHRLDMTNLLTGPSAARPDVIRFAGGPSRSAVWAQMFTDCLGLPLEITNGSELGAKGAAMCGAVAAGAYSSMSDAMKGMVKLEHRFTPDRSRGAVLTEKYKRFRAAIDTSVAAWRAAQEAPRSQGEAA, encoded by the coding sequence ATGAAGGAACGGCTCATTGGCATTGATGCCGGCGGCACCATGACGAAGGTCGTGCTGTTCGATGTCGCGGGCAATGAACTGGCCTGTGAGCGCCAACCCAATCATGTGCTCCTGCCCCATGCAGGCTGGGTCGAGCGTGATGGCGAGGCCATGTGGACGGCGGTCTGCATCTCCCTGAAAGCCTTGCTGGAAAAGACGGGCACCGATCCCGCCGACATCATTGCAGTGACGCCCTCAGGCTATGGCGGCGGCGTCTACCTCGTGGACAAGGACGGCATCAACGTGCGGAACGGGGTGATCTCGCCCGACACGCGCGCCATTCCGGTGCTCGACAAGTGGCACGCCACGGGGGTGGCAAGGCAGATCATTCCCGAGATTGAATCCAACCTCTGGCCCGGCCAGACCTTTTCGCTGCTGGGCTGGTTCAAGGAACATGAACCCGACACGCTGCGCCGCACCGCCCATGTGTTGTCGTGCAAGGATTTCCTGCGCCTGCGCCTCTGTGGTGACGTCTCGACGGATCCGACTGACGGCGGCTGTGCCGGCATCATCAATGTCACCCGTTCGGATATCTCCCAGGACGCCTTCGCCATTGCCGGCATGAAGGAGTGGCTGCCGAAACTGGCGCCAGTCCGCAACGCCGTGGAAATCGCAGGCCGCATCACGGCGGCAGCCGCGCGCGAAACGGGCTTGAAGGAAGGAACACCCGTCTGCCGCGGCGTGTATGATGTCGTGGGCTGCGCCCTTGCAACGGGTGTGGAACGGGACAGCCAGCTGGCGGCTGTGGCCGGCACCTTCAGCATTCACTCGACACTGCACCGCAAGCCGACACTGGATCCGCTTCCGACGATCCAGACCCCCTATCCCGTGGATGGCCTCGTGCTCGCCACCATGGCCACGCCCACCTCGGCCAGCAATCTCGAATGGTTCGTCAACACATTCATGGCGGCGGAACGCAGCGCGGCGAAAGCCAAGGGCGTCAGTGTCTATGACGTCTGCAATGATCTTGTCGGCAGCACCATGGGGCGCGGCAATGACATTCTCTTCTTCCCCTTCCTGCTCGACGGCCCGCGTGGCGCGCCTGCGGGCTTCACCGGCATGACCATGTCGACCAGCATGGCCGACATGCTGCGGGCGGTTTACGAGGGCGTCGCTTGCGTGCACCGCCTCGACATGACGAACCTGCTCACCGGCCCCAGCGCCGCGAGGCCAGATGTGATCCGCTTTGCCGGCGGCCCCTCGCGCAGCGCGGTTTGGGCGCAGATGTTTACGGATTGTCTCGGCCTGCCACTGGAAATCACCAACGGCAGCGAACTTGGTGCCAAGGGCGCGGCCATGTGCGGTGCCGTGGCGGCGGGTGCCTACAGCAGCATGAGCGACGCCATGAAGGGCATGGTCAAGCTCGAACACCGCTTCACACCGGACCGCAGCAGAGGTGCCGTCCTCACTGAGAAATACAAGCGCTTCCGCGCTGCCATCGACACCAGCGTCGCGGCTTGGCGCGCCGCGCAGGAAGCGCCCCGCAGCCAAGGCGAAGCGGCATGA
- a CDS encoding DeoR/GlpR transcriptional regulator: MLDLTPRQLQILALARKSGNVGVDALSAHFDVTPQTIRKDLNELCDARHLTRIHGGAMLSSGVENVAYESRRSLASSEKQLIGRRAAALIPDNTSLFINIGTTTEEVARALVRHEGLLVVTNNIHVAAILSPVPKIEVIVVGGAVRKTDGGIVGEAAVDTIRQFKLDHAVMGVSAIDEHGALLDYDYREVRAAQAIIENSRNVILVADAIKFARSAPVRIGHLSDVNVFVTDQPPPEPVSELCRSKGVKLEIAGPAQAGQGEEAA, encoded by the coding sequence ATGCTTGATCTGACGCCGCGACAACTCCAGATCCTCGCCCTTGCCCGGAAGTCCGGCAACGTGGGCGTGGACGCGCTGTCGGCGCATTTCGATGTGACACCCCAGACCATCCGCAAGGACTTGAACGAACTCTGCGATGCCCGCCACCTCACGCGCATCCATGGCGGCGCCATGTTGTCGTCGGGCGTGGAGAACGTGGCCTACGAGTCCCGCCGCTCCCTGGCCTCGTCTGAAAAGCAGTTGATCGGCCGCCGCGCCGCGGCCCTCATTCCTGACAACACCTCGCTCTTCATCAACATCGGCACGACGACGGAAGAGGTAGCGCGCGCCCTCGTCCGCCACGAGGGCCTGCTCGTCGTCACCAACAACATCCATGTGGCTGCGATCCTCTCGCCCGTTCCCAAGATCGAGGTGATTGTCGTGGGCGGCGCCGTGCGCAAGACCGACGGCGGCATCGTGGGCGAGGCGGCCGTCGATACCATCCGCCAGTTCAAGCTCGATCATGCGGTGATGGGTGTCTCCGCAATCGACGAGCATGGCGCGCTTCTGGACTATGATTACCGTGAAGTGCGCGCCGCCCAGGCCATCATCGAAAATTCCCGCAATGTCATTCTGGTGGCGGATGCCATCAAGTTCGCCCGGTCGGCACCGGTGCGGATCGGTCATCTGAGCGACGTCAACGTCTTTGTAACCGATCAGCCTCCGCCGGAACCCGTTTCGGAACTCTGCCGCAGCAAGGGCGTGAAACTGGAAATCGCCGGCCCAGCGCAGGCCGGCCAGGGCGAGGAGGCTGCATGA
- a CDS encoding ABC transporter ATP-binding protein, producing MLELVDVSKVQEGQVHIHPTSLTLQRGSLNVLLGPTLSGKTTLLRLMAGLEKPTTGSVRFDGKDVTGVAVQKRNVAMVYQQFINYPAMTVYENIASPLRVAGEASAVIDTEVKKVAELMRLTPFLERQPLSLSGGQQQRTALARAIVKKASLILLDEPLANLDYKLREEMREELPKIFAASNSIFVYATTEPSEALLLGGNTATLHEGRVSQFGKTISVYRNPHDLVTARTFSDPPINTHAAVKDGKTFVLAEKAAGGKGKPAKITLPVPQHLAGVADGPVTLGVQPHHLSLAEPFAKAPAVKVRTQVSEIAGSESFVHVLFGDKRWVMLAHGVCELEPETDIDIYLDTRHLMAFGADGAALAGNAG from the coding sequence ATGCTTGAACTGGTTGATGTCAGCAAAGTCCAGGAAGGTCAGGTCCATATCCATCCGACCAGCCTGACGCTGCAGCGGGGATCGCTCAACGTGCTCCTCGGTCCCACGCTGTCGGGCAAGACGACATTGCTGCGCCTGATGGCGGGGCTGGAGAAGCCGACCACCGGAAGCGTGCGCTTCGATGGCAAGGACGTGACCGGCGTTGCCGTACAGAAGCGCAACGTCGCCATGGTCTACCAGCAGTTCATCAACTATCCCGCCATGACGGTGTATGAGAACATCGCCTCGCCCCTGCGGGTCGCGGGTGAAGCGAGCGCGGTGATCGATACCGAAGTGAAGAAGGTGGCTGAGCTCATGCGGCTCACGCCCTTTCTCGAACGCCAGCCCCTGAGCCTCTCCGGCGGACAGCAGCAGCGCACCGCGCTGGCCCGCGCCATCGTGAAGAAGGCAAGCCTCATCCTGCTCGACGAGCCGCTCGCCAACCTCGACTACAAGCTGCGCGAGGAAATGCGCGAGGAGCTGCCCAAGATCTTCGCCGCCTCGAACTCGATCTTCGTCTATGCGACGACAGAACCTTCGGAGGCGCTTCTGCTCGGCGGAAACACCGCAACACTGCACGAAGGCCGCGTCAGCCAGTTCGGCAAGACGATTTCCGTCTACCGCAATCCGCACGACCTCGTCACCGCACGCACCTTCTCCGATCCGCCCATCAACACCCACGCAGCCGTCAAGGACGGCAAGACCTTCGTGCTGGCGGAAAAGGCCGCCGGCGGAAAGGGCAAGCCTGCGAAGATCACCTTGCCCGTGCCGCAACATCTTGCGGGCGTGGCCGATGGCCCCGTGACGCTGGGTGTGCAGCCGCATCACCTCTCGCTGGCGGAGCCCTTCGCCAAGGCACCTGCCGTCAAGGTGCGAACCCAGGTCTCGGAAATCGCAGGTTCCGAAAGCTTCGTGCACGTGCTCTTCGGCGACAAGCGCTGGGTCATGCTGGCCCATGGCGTCTGCGAACTGGAGCCGGAGACAGATATCGACATCTACCTCGACACGCGCCACCTCATGGCGTTTGGCGCGGACGGCGCGGCTTTGGCCGGCAACGCAGGCTGA
- a CDS encoding ABC transporter ATP-binding protein: MARITLDHIRHAYGIRPSAPQDYALREVHHEWADGGAYALLGPSGCGKTTLLNIISGLVRPSEGHILFDGKDVTQLPTEDRNIAQVFQFPVVYDTMTVYDNLAFPLRNRKVPEDLVATRVKNILEMLELTDRADKKARGLTADQKQKISLGRGLVRSDVNAILFDEPLTVIDPHLKWVLRSQLKSLHRHSRFTMVYVTHDQTEALTFADKVVVMFEGQIVQIGTPAELFEKPKHTFVGYFIGSPGMNVFPVDVAGRKAKLGDTAIDLGFAPHIPAGRKTELGIRPEFMEIGRKGIPLTVRKVEDIGRQKIVRGTLAGQAVSIVVKEDSEIPAEPRVTFQDKGINIYADSWRVGQEG; encoded by the coding sequence ATGGCCAGAATCACGCTCGATCACATCCGCCACGCCTACGGTATCCGTCCGTCGGCCCCGCAGGATTACGCCCTCCGCGAGGTCCACCATGAATGGGCCGATGGCGGCGCCTATGCGCTGCTCGGTCCATCCGGTTGCGGCAAGACCACGCTGCTCAACATCATTTCGGGACTCGTCCGCCCCTCCGAGGGGCACATCCTGTTCGACGGCAAGGACGTGACGCAGTTGCCGACGGAAGACCGCAACATCGCGCAGGTGTTCCAGTTCCCCGTCGTCTATGACACGATGACCGTCTACGACAACCTCGCCTTCCCCTTGCGCAACCGCAAGGTTCCGGAAGACCTGGTGGCGACGCGCGTCAAGAACATCCTCGAGATGCTGGAACTCACTGACCGCGCCGACAAGAAGGCCCGGGGCCTCACTGCCGACCAGAAGCAGAAGATTTCACTGGGCCGCGGCCTCGTGCGTTCCGACGTCAACGCCATCCTCTTCGACGAACCCCTCACCGTGATCGATCCGCATCTGAAGTGGGTTCTGCGTTCGCAGTTGAAGAGCCTGCACCGCCATTCGCGTTTCACCATGGTCTACGTGACCCATGATCAGACCGAAGCCCTCACCTTTGCCGACAAGGTGGTGGTGATGTTCGAGGGTCAGATCGTGCAGATCGGCACGCCGGCCGAACTGTTCGAGAAACCCAAGCACACCTTCGTGGGCTACTTCATCGGCTCGCCCGGCATGAACGTGTTCCCCGTGGACGTCGCCGGCAGGAAGGCGAAGCTGGGCGACACGGCGATCGATTTGGGATTTGCACCGCATATTCCCGCCGGCCGCAAGACCGAACTCGGCATCCGGCCAGAGTTCATGGAGATCGGCCGCAAGGGCATTCCGCTCACCGTGCGCAAGGTCGAGGACATCGGCCGCCAGAAGATCGTGCGCGGCACGCTGGCAGGGCAGGCCGTGTCCATCGTGGTGAAGGAAGACAGTGAAATTCCGGCCGAACCCCGCGTCACCTTCCAGGACAAGGGCATCAACATCTACGCCGATTCCTGGCGTGTCGGACAGGAGGGCTGA
- a CDS encoding sugar ABC transporter permease, translated as MNKTWNNKAWFMVLPAMLMVMVSAVIPLMTVVNYSVQDTFGNNEFFWNGTEWFTEVLKSDRFWGALVRNFAFSATILAIEIPLGVFIALNMPRKGIGVSICLVLMALPLLIPWNVVGTIFQLLCRTDIGLVGYAIASLGIPYSYAADPKDAWITVVVMDVWHWSSLVVLLAYAGLVSIPDAYYQAARIDGASRWSVFRYIQLPKMKRVLIIAFLLRFMDSFMIYTEPFVVTGGGPGTSTTFLSIDLVKRAIGQFDLGPAAAMSIIYFLIILLVSWIFYTVMTSNDETA; from the coding sequence ATGAACAAGACCTGGAACAACAAGGCCTGGTTCATGGTACTGCCCGCCATGCTGATGGTCATGGTCTCGGCGGTCATTCCGCTGATGACCGTCGTCAACTATTCGGTGCAGGACACCTTCGGCAACAACGAGTTCTTCTGGAACGGCACGGAATGGTTCACTGAAGTGCTGAAGTCGGACCGTTTCTGGGGCGCGCTGGTGCGCAACTTCGCATTCTCCGCCACCATCCTCGCCATTGAAATCCCGCTGGGCGTCTTCATCGCCCTCAACATGCCGCGCAAGGGCATTGGCGTCTCCATCTGCCTCGTGCTCATGGCGCTGCCGCTGCTCATTCCGTGGAACGTGGTGGGCACCATCTTCCAGCTTCTCTGCCGCACCGACATCGGCCTCGTGGGCTATGCCATTGCGAGCCTCGGCATCCCCTACAGCTATGCCGCAGACCCCAAGGATGCCTGGATCACGGTGGTGGTCATGGACGTCTGGCACTGGTCGAGCCTCGTTGTGCTTCTCGCCTATGCAGGCCTCGTCTCCATTCCCGATGCCTATTACCAGGCGGCCCGCATCGACGGCGCCTCGCGCTGGTCGGTGTTCCGCTACATCCAGCTTCCCAAGATGAAGCGAGTCCTCATCATCGCCTTCCTGCTGCGCTTTATGGATAGCTTCATGATCTACACCGAACCCTTCGTGGTGACGGGCGGCGGACCAGGCACATCGACGACCTTCCTGTCGATTGACCTCGTGAAGCGCGCCATCGGCCAGTTCGACCTCGGTCCGGCGGCGGCCATGTCCATCATCTACTTCCTCATCATCTTGCTCGTGTCATGGATCTTCTACACCGTGATGACCAGCAATGACGAAACGGCCTGA